A region from the Hippoglossus hippoglossus isolate fHipHip1 chromosome 18, fHipHip1.pri, whole genome shotgun sequence genome encodes:
- the paqr9 gene encoding membrane progestin receptor epsilon: MLLDCGQPLPLLRHTDVPSRVIENFILTGYRFPNYSLRDCLLSAFRPTNETGNFWTHFLPVFVFSYYFVEVFGWEGAPHSDAPFFYPLWNYFIGVFCLLIASSMAHLLNSMSVVVREVCFFVDYGTISAYTVGSSLAYYYYIHPRAGIVETGGHNSSHMDLNHEPAGTFFSSYAIPDFSAFFDTLYIPCACVVAIFCVLSCCNTRHRWRKHRYVIRTLVFLLPFLVSSTPVFYRLLTRSPYSATSSSFAASTSMSNLFYRHCLWLLVSAIFNISKFPERLAPGRFDIWGHSHQWFHCCTFLSILDELHMIKTEVRAILLSPTLLLPPATLSRLPGPTIATTYGVMLLLQTTIISIIVWFSWCANSIYGPQRDQLAKEQIKKCLKCH, encoded by the coding sequence ATGCTTCTGGACTGTGGTCAGCCATTACCTCTCCTGAGGCACACAGATGTGCCGTCTCGGGTCATCGAGAACTTCATCCTGACTGGCTACCGCTTCCCAAACTACAGCCTGAGGGATTGCTTACTATCAGCATTCAGGCCGACTAATGAAACGGGCAACTTCTGGACACACTTCCTGccagtctttgttttttcttactaTTTTGTGGAGGTTTTTGGTTGGGAAGGTGCACCACACAGTGATGCGCCATTCTTCTATCCATTGTGGAACTACTTTATCGGAGTGTTCTGTCTCCTAATTGCTAGCAGCATGGCCCACCTGCTCAACTCGATGTCTGTGGTGGTCAGAGAAGTCTGCTTCTTTGTGGATTACGGCACTATCAGTGCGTACACAGTTGGCTCATCGTTGGCGTACTACTACTACATCCACCCTCGGGCAGGGATAGTGGAAACGGGAGGCCATAATAGTTCCCATATGGACCTGAATCATGAACCTGCAGGGACATTTTTTTCATCCTATGCAATCCCAGATTTCAGTGCATTCTTTGACACCCTCTACATcccgtgtgcatgtgttgtagCAATCTTTTGTGTCTTATCGTGCTGCAACACTCGCCATAGGTGGAGAAAGCATCGATATGTCATCCGGAcccttgtcttcctcctcccattCCTCGTCTCTTCTACACCGGTCTTCTATCGCCTCCTCACCAGATCGCCTTATTCCGCCACCTCCTCTTCGTTTGCTGCTTCCACTTCCATGTCCAACTTATTCTATCGCCACTGCCTTTGGCTGCTGGTGTCGGCCATCTTCAACATTAGCAAGTTTCCGGAGCGGCTGGCCCCGGGTCGCTTTGACATCTGGGGGCATAGCCACCAATGGTTCCACTGCTGCACGTTTCTGTCCATCCTCGACGAACTTCACATGATCAAGACGGAGGTGAGGGCCATCCTGCTCAGCccgactctgctgctgccccctgccACCCTCTCCCGCCTACCTGGACCTACCATAGCTACCACTTACGGGGTGAtgctcctcctgcagaccaccatcatctccatcatcgTGTGGTTCTCCTGGTGTGCCAACAGCATCTACGGACCTCAGAGAGACCAGCTAGCTAAGGAACAGATCAAGAAATGCCTGAAATGCCACTGA
- the aco1 gene encoding cytoplasmic aconitate hydratase — protein MATTAKNPFQHIVEPLDPDDPKQQFFNLSKLRDSRYERLPFSIRVLLESAVRNCDGFLVKSSDVESILNWKQTQTQTVEVPFRPARVILQDFTGVPAVVDFAAMRDAVMKLGGDPEKINPVCPADLVIDHSIQVDFNRKSDSVQKNQDLEFDRNRERFQFLKWGSKAFRNMRIIPPGSGIVHQVNLEYLARVVFNYDGFFYPDSLVGTDSHTTMIDGLGVLGWGVGGIEAEAVMLGQPISMVLPEVVGYKLHGTPEQLITSTDIVLTVTKHLRQVGVVGKFVEFFGPGVAQLSIADRATIANMCPEYGATAAFFPVDHVSIQYLAQTGRDAEKLDYITKYLKAVGMFRDYTDVSQDPDFTQVVELDLSTVVPCCSGPKRPQDRIAVSDMKIDFESCLGAKQGFKGFQLAPEHHNTAVPFQFNGNEYTLSHGSVVIAAITSCTNTSNPSVMLGAGLLAKKAIECGLSVKPYIKTSLSPGSGVVTYYLKESGVMDYLSQLGFEVVGYGCMTCIGNSGPLPEPVVEAITQGDLVAAGILSGNRNFEGRVHPNTRANYLASPPLVIAYAIAGTVRIDFEKEPIATNSEGKEIFLRDIWPTRAEIQAVERVFVIPSMFKEIYEKIEKVNERWNSLVAPSDKLYTWDPESTYIKSPPFFDGLTMKLPPPESITDAFVLLNLGDSVTTDHISPAGNIARNSSAARHLTSRGLTPRDYNSYGSRRGNDAVMARGTFANIRLFNKFLNKQAPQTIHLPTGETLDVFDAAERYQQSSVPLLILAGKEYGSGSSRDWAAKGPFLLGIKAVIAESYERIHRSNLVGMGVIPLEYLPGVTADSLGLTGRERYTITIPKQLTPRMLVDVQLDTGKTFQVRMRFDTDVELAYFHHGGILNYMIRKMSEN, from the exons ATGGCTACGACTGCGAAGAATCCTTTTCAGCATATTGTTGAGCCCCTGGACCCAGACGACCCAAAGCAGCAGTTTTTCAATCTCTCCAAACTCCGAGACAGCAGATATG AACGTCTGCCGTTCTCCATCCGGGTGCTCCTGGAGTCCGCTGTCCGCAACTGTGATGGGTTTCTGGTGAAGAGCTCAGATGTGGAAAGTATCCTCAACTGGAAGCAGACCCAGACTCAAACTGTGGAGGTTCCATTCAGACCGGCCCGTGTCATCCTCCAGGACTTCAC TGGTGTTCCTGCTGTGGTGGACTTTGCTGCCATGCGTGATGCGGTGATGAAGCTTGGCGGTGACCCAGAGAAGATTAATCCAGTCTGCCCCGCCGACCTCGTCATCGATCATTCCATTCAAGTGGACTTCAACAGGAA GTCTGATAGCGTTCAGAAAAACCAGGATTTGGAGTTTGACCGCAACAGAGAAAGATTTCAGTTTCTAAAG TGGGGCTCTAAAGCTTTCAGGAACATGCGAATCATACCTCCTGGTTCAGGGATCGTTCACCAAGTCAACCTGGAGTACCTGGCCCGAGTGGTCTTTAACTACGATGGGTTCTTCTACCCCGACAGCCTGGTGGGCACAGACTCCCACACCACCATGATTGATGGCCTGGGTGTCCTCGGCTGGG GTGTGGGTGGAATTGAGGCGGAGGCTGTGATGCTGGGTCAGCCAATAAGCATGGTTCTGCCTGAAGTGGTGGGATACAAGTTGCACGGGACCCCAGAACAACTCATCACCTCCACTGACATAGTCCTCACGGTTACAAAG CACCTCCGCCAGGTGGGCGTCGTGGGGAAGTTTGTGGAGTTTTTCGGCCCGGGTGTGGCTCAGCTGTCCATCGCTGACAGAGCCACCATCGCCAACATGTGTCCAGAGTACGGAGCCACAGCAGCTTTCTTCCCCGTGGACCACGTCAGCATTCAATACCTTGCACAGACAG GGCGAGATGCCGAAAAGCTGGACTACATTACAAAGTACCTGAAGGCCGTGGGCATGTTCAGGGACTACACTGACGTCTCTCAGGATCCAGATTTCACTCAG gtGGTGGAGTTGGATCTCAGTACAGTGGTCCCATGCTGCAGTGGTCCCAAAAGACCCCAAGACAGAATTGCTGTTTCTGACATGAAAATAGACTTTGAATCGTGTCTGGGAGCAAAG CAAGGTTTCAAGGGTTTCCAATTGGCCCCTGAGCACCACAACACTGCAGTGCCCTTCCAGTTCAATGGAAACGAGTACACTCTGAGCCACGGCTCAGTGGTTATCGCTGCCATCACCAGCTGCACCAACACCAGCAACCCATCTGTCATGCTGGGAGCCG gacTTCTTGCTAAAAAGGCAATAGAGTGTGGTCTGAGTGTGAAGCCGTACATTAAGACTAGCCTGTCACCTGGCAGTGGAGTGGTCACCTACTACCTGAAGGAGAGCGGTGTTATGGACTACCTCTCTCAGCTGGG CTTTGAGGTTGTTGGCTATGGTTGCATGACGTGTATAGGCAACAGTGGGCCGCTCCCAGAGCCAGTGGTGGAAGCCATCACACAG GGAGATCTGGTTGCTGCAGGCATCCTgtcaggaaacagaaactttgAAGGGCGAGTCCACCCCAACACCAGAGCCAACTACCTGGCTTCTCCACCACTCGTCATCGCTTATGCTATCGCAGGCACCGTGAGGATCGACTTTGAGAAGGAGCCCATTG CCACAAATTCTGAAGGGAAAGAGATCTTCCTGAGGGACATCTGGCCCACACGAGCGGAGATCCAGGCTGTGGAGAGAGTTTTCGTCATTCCatcaatgtttaaagaaatCTATGAGAAGATTGAG aaagtgaatgAACGCTGGAACTCCCTGGTTGCTCCCTCCGACAAGCTGTATACCTGGGATCCCGAGTCAACTTACATCAAGTCGCCACCGTTCTTCGATGGTTTg ACCATGAAGCTGCCACCTCCTGAATCCATAACTGACGCCTTCGTGCTGCTGAACCTGGGAGACTCAGTCACCACAGACCACATCTCTCCTGCAGGGAACATTGCCAGGAACAGCTCTGCAGCACGCCACCTGACCAGCAGGGG TCTCACTCCTCGTGACTACAACTCGTACGGCTCCCGTCGAGGGAACGACGCTGTGATGGCCAGAGGGACGTTCGCAAACATCCGCCTCTTTAACAAGTTCCTCAACAAGCAGGCACCTCAAACCATTCACCTGCCCACAGGAGAAACG CTGGATGTGTTTGATGCTGCAGAGAGGTACCAGCAGTCCAGTGTCCCCCTGCTCATTCTGGCCGGGAAGGAGTACGGCTCAGGCAGCTCCAGAGACTGGGCAGCTAAAGGACCCTTCCTACTG GGTATTAAGGCAGTTATAGCCGAGAGCTATGAACGGATCCACCGCAGCAACCTGGTGGGGATGGGAGTGATTCCCCTGGAGTATCTACCAGGAGTCACAGCTGACAGTCTGGGGCTCACCGGCAGAGAGCGCTACACCATCACCATCCCCAAGCAGCTCACTCCCAGGATGCTCGTCGACGTCCAG CTGGACACAGGGAAAACATTCCAAGTGCGGATGCGATTTGACACCGACGTGGAGCTGGCGTATTTCCACCACGGAGGAATCCTCAACTACATGATCCGCAAGATGTCTGAAAACTaa